The Stomoxys calcitrans chromosome 3, idStoCalc2.1, whole genome shotgun sequence genome includes a region encoding these proteins:
- the LOC106093052 gene encoding oxygen-dependent coproporphyrinogen-III oxidase — translation MAFVKVFRRAVQKMGSLSLYQYARRTSRSHLGGFLLGTGISAFATVVIAHMEPYRSRKLNTSKYMAEPITDVTYLMESEGDMRTKMELLIMEIQADFCRALEVEEYAGHKFKVDRWLRNEGGGGITCVLQDGEVFEKAGVNISVVKGHLPPQAIQQMRSRGKKLSEGSKLPFFAAGVSAVIHPRNPMVPTIHFNYRYFEVIDTDGSKQWWFGGGTDLTPYYLDEKDAISFHKTLKDACDQSDTGYYPKFKKWCDEYFRITHRNECRGIGGIFFDDIDTPSQEEAYKFVSDCAHAVIPSYLPIVRRHKNDDFGDRERQWQLLRRGRYVEFNLIYDRGTKFGLYTPGARYESILMSLPLTARWEYMHTPLPNSKETKLLEVLKNPRDWL, via the coding sequence ATGGCATTTGTGAAAGTTTTTAGGAGAGCGGTGCAAAAGATGGGCTCACTGAGCTTGTACCAATACGCACGTAGAACATCCAGGAGCCATTTAGGGGGATTTTTATTGGGTACTGGAATATCTGCATTTGCAACAGTCGTAATTGCTCATATGGAACCCTATAGAAGCAGGAAATTGAATACATCAAAATACATGGCGGAACCAATTACTGATGTTACTTATTTGATGGAGTCTGAGGGGGATATGAGGACCAAAATGGAGCTGCTTATTATGGAGATTCAGGCGGATTTTTGCAGAGCTCTTGAAGTTGAAGAATACGCTGGTCACAAATTTAAAGTAGATAGATGGTTACGCAATGAGGGCGGCGGAGGTATTACATGTGTTTTGCAAGACGGCGAAGTTTTTGAGAAGGCCGGAGTAAACATTTCTGTGGTAAAGGGTCATTTGCCACCACAAGCAATTCAGCAGATGCGTTCACGAGGAAAAAAGTTGAGTGAAGGGAGTAAACTGCCATTCTTTGCTGCTGGTGTTAGTGCCGTTATTCATCCTAGAAATCCCATGGTACCTACAATACATTTTAATTACCGTTACTTTGAAGTCATAGATACGGATGGATCTAAGCAATGGTGGTTTGGTGGTGGTACTGATCTTACGCCATATTATTTGGATGAGAAAGACGCAATTTCTTTCCATAAGACACTGAAGGATGCATGCGACCAAAGCGACACGGGCTACTatccaaagtttaaaaaatggtGTGATGAATATTTCAGGATAACGCATCGCAATGAGTGTCGGGGCATTGGTGGGATATTTTTTGACGACATCGACACACCCAGCCAGGAAGAAGCTTACAAGTTTGTTTCAGATTGTGCCCATGCCGTCATTCCTTCATATCTTCCAATTGTAAGGCGCCATAAAAATGATGATTTTGGCGACAGAGAACGTCAGTGGCAATTATTACGTCGTGGGCGCTACGTAGAGTTTAACTTGATATACGACCGTGGTACTAAATTTGGTCTGTACACTCCAGGTGCCCGATACGAAAGTATACTAATGTCCCTGCCTCTGACTGCTCGTTGGGAATATATGCACACTCCATTGCCCAATTCAAAGGAAACAAAACTATTGGAAGTTCTAAAAAATCCAAGGGATTGGCTGTAA